In a single window of the Luteibacter rhizovicinus DSM 16549 genome:
- a CDS encoding helix-turn-helix domain-containing protein, producing MRLDETSYALARDLTTTAVHLEASWHVPPTLARTASDVVATRWIDRRGSGTQTAITPLDRYVVRVFLSATSMRLDADGRPVVSGALAAGSVHVSLPGQALTMSLDGPGDTLQWYLPAPFVHEAARGMDCVALLDGLGFGGMYRDGAIEQLAFALLAANTGSCMPGTAGHFATAVLSRLFQLASAPAVTALDPVKLAIPRWRMQRVDAYIREHLGDPISLAAIAAAAGLSPMHFAARFRIATGQRPHHYILRARIEHAKALLASSERPVVEVAGDTGFRTQAHFTTIFKRFTGATPCAWRREHALVGTAAGSSSVGADSSANGC from the coding sequence GTGCGCCTGGACGAGACCTCATATGCGCTCGCTCGTGACCTGACCACGACCGCTGTCCACCTCGAAGCCTCCTGGCATGTTCCACCCACCCTCGCCCGGACCGCATCGGACGTGGTTGCCACACGCTGGATAGACCGGCGCGGCTCGGGCACGCAGACAGCAATCACCCCGTTGGATCGCTATGTGGTGCGCGTCTTCCTGAGCGCCACCTCGATGCGGCTGGATGCGGACGGTCGGCCCGTCGTCAGTGGCGCGCTGGCCGCAGGGAGCGTGCACGTCAGCCTGCCGGGACAGGCGCTGACGATGTCGCTCGATGGACCCGGCGACACCCTCCAGTGGTACCTGCCCGCGCCCTTCGTCCACGAAGCCGCCAGGGGCATGGACTGCGTCGCGCTGCTCGATGGGCTGGGCTTCGGCGGCATGTACCGTGACGGCGCGATCGAACAACTGGCGTTCGCCCTGCTCGCCGCCAATACGGGATCGTGCATGCCGGGCACCGCCGGGCATTTCGCCACCGCGGTGCTCAGTCGCCTCTTCCAGCTCGCCAGCGCACCGGCGGTCACGGCGCTCGATCCGGTGAAGCTGGCGATACCACGCTGGCGAATGCAGCGCGTGGACGCGTACATCCGCGAGCACCTCGGCGATCCGATCAGCCTCGCCGCCATCGCTGCCGCAGCGGGACTCTCACCCATGCATTTCGCCGCCCGCTTCCGCATCGCCACCGGACAGCGGCCGCATCACTACATCCTGCGTGCGCGCATCGAACACGCGAAGGCTTTGCTGGCATCCTCGGAACGGCCCGTCGTGGAGGTGGCCGGCGACACCGGCTTTCGCACGCAAGCGCACTTCACCACCATCTTCAAACGTTTCACCGGCGCCACCCCCTGCGCCTGGCGCCGCGAACACGCCCTGGTAGGCACCGCTGCAGGCAGCTCTTCTGTGGGAGCCGATTCATCGGCGAATGGGTGCTAG